The following proteins are encoded in a genomic region of Streptomyces gobiensis:
- the tuf gene encoding elongation factor Tu, which yields MAKAKFERTKPHVNIGTIGHIDHGKTTLTAAITKVLHDAFPDLNEASAFENIDKAPEERQRGITISIAHVEYQTESRHYAHVDCPGHADYIKNMITGAAQMDGAILVVAATDGPMPQTKEHVLLARQVGVPYIVVALNKADMVDDEEILELVELEVRELLSEYEFPGDDVPVVKVSALKALEGDEEWGKSVLDLMKAVDESIPEPARDTDKPFLMPIEDVFTITGRGTVVTGRIERGVLKVNENVDIIGIKEEKTSTTVTGIEMFRKLLDEGQAGENVGLLLRGIKREDVERGQVIIKPGSVTPHTEFEAQAYILSKDEGGRHTPFFNNYRPQFYFRTTDVTGVVTLPEGTEMVMPGDNTEMKVELIQPVAMEEGLKFAIREGGRTVGAGQVTKIVK from the coding sequence GTGGCGAAGGCGAAGTTCGAGCGGACTAAGCCGCACGTCAACATCGGCACCATCGGTCACATTGACCACGGTAAGACCACCCTTACGGCGGCCATTACCAAGGTGCTGCACGACGCGTTTCCGGACCTGAACGAGGCCTCGGCCTTCGAGAACATCGACAAGGCCCCGGAGGAGCGCCAGCGCGGTATCACCATCTCCATCGCGCATGTTGAGTACCAGACCGAGTCGCGTCACTACGCGCACGTTGACTGCCCCGGTCACGCGGACTACATCAAGAACATGATCACCGGTGCCGCCCAGATGGACGGCGCGATCCTCGTGGTCGCCGCGACCGATGGTCCGATGCCGCAGACCAAGGAGCATGTGCTCCTGGCCCGCCAGGTCGGCGTGCCGTACATCGTGGTCGCCCTGAACAAGGCCGACATGGTGGACGACGAGGAGATCCTGGAGCTCGTTGAGCTCGAGGTCCGTGAGCTCCTCTCCGAGTACGAGTTCCCGGGCGACGACGTCCCGGTCGTCAAGGTCTCGGCGCTCAAGGCGCTCGAGGGCGACGAGGAGTGGGGCAAGTCCGTCCTCGACCTGATGAAGGCTGTCGACGAGTCGATCCCGGAGCCGGCGCGTGACACCGACAAGCCGTTCCTGATGCCGATTGAGGACGTCTTCACCATCACCGGTCGCGGTACGGTCGTCACCGGCCGCATCGAGCGTGGTGTCCTCAAGGTCAACGAGAACGTCGACATCATCGGTATCAAGGAGGAGAAGACCTCCACCACCGTTACCGGTATCGAGATGTTCCGTAAGCTGCTCGACGAGGGCCAGGCCGGTGAGAACGTCGGTCTGCTGCTCCGCGGCATCAAGCGCGAGGACGTCGAGCGCGGCCAGGTCATCATCAAGCCGGGCTCGGTCACCCCGCACACGGAGTTCGAGGCGCAGGCGTACATCCTGTCGAAGGACGAGGGCGGCCGCCACACCCCGTTCTTCAACAACTACCGCCCGCAGTTCTACTTCCGTACCACCGACGTGACCGGCGTGGTGACCCTCCCCGAGGGCACCGAGATGGTCATGCCGGGCGACAACACTGAGATGAAGGTTGAGCTCATCCAGCCGGTCGCCATGGAGGAGGGCCTGAAGTTCGCCATCCGTGAGGGCGGCCGGACCGTGGGCGCCGGCCAGGTCACCAAGATCGTTAAGTGA
- the rpsJ gene encoding 30S ribosomal protein S10 — MAGQKIRIRLKAYDHEVIDTSAKKIVETVTRTGASVAGPVPLPTEKNVYCVIKSPHKYKDSREHFEMRTHKRLIDILDPTPKTVDSLMRLDLPAGVDIEIKL, encoded by the coding sequence ATGGCGGGACAGAAGATCCGCATCCGGCTCAAGGCCTACGACCACGAGGTCATCGACACCTCGGCGAAGAAGATCGTCGAGACGGTGACGCGCACTGGTGCGTCGGTCGCGGGCCCGGTGCCGCTGCCCACTGAGAAGAACGTGTACTGCGTCATCAAGTCGCCGCACAAGTACAAGGACTCGCGCGAGCACTTCGAGATGCGCACTCACAAGCGCCTGATCGACATCCTCGACCCGACTCCCAAGACCGTTGACTCGCTGATGCGCCTGGACCTTCCGGCCGGCGTTGACATCGAGATCAAGCTCTGA
- the rplC gene encoding 50S ribosomal protein L3: MAKQIKGVLGEKLGMTQVWDENNRVVPVTVVKAGPCVVTQVRTADKDGYEAVQIAFGEIDPRKVNKPLKGHFANADVTPRRHLVELRTADASEYTLGQEITAEVFESGVKVDVTGKSKGKGTAGVMKRHGFHGGKASHGAHRVHRKPGSIGGCATPGRVFKGMRMAGRMGNERVTTQNLTVHAVDAEKGLLLIKGAVPGPNGGLVLVRTAAKGA, from the coding sequence ATGGCTAAGCAGATCAAGGGCGTCCTGGGCGAGAAGCTCGGCATGACCCAGGTCTGGGACGAGAACAACCGTGTCGTCCCGGTAACCGTTGTCAAGGCCGGCCCCTGCGTCGTGACCCAGGTGCGCACCGCAGACAAGGACGGCTACGAAGCCGTTCAGATCGCCTTCGGCGAGATCGACCCGCGCAAGGTGAACAAGCCCCTCAAGGGCCACTTCGCCAACGCCGATGTCACCCCCCGTCGCCACCTCGTGGAGCTCCGCACCGCGGACGCCAGCGAGTACACCCTGGGCCAGGAGATCACCGCTGAGGTGTTCGAGTCCGGTGTGAAGGTCGACGTGACCGGTAAGAGCAAGGGCAAGGGCACCGCCGGTGTCATGAAGCGTCATGGCTTCCACGGCGGCAAGGCCTCCCACGGCGCGCACCGTGTGCACCGCAAGCCGGGCTCCATCGGTGGCTGCGCCACCCCGGGCCGCGTGTTCAAGGGCATGCGGATGGCCGGTCGCATGGGCAACGAGCGGGTCACCACCCAGAACCTGACCGTCCATGCCGTTGACGCGGAGAAGGGACTGCTGCTCATCAAGGGCGCCGTCCCCGGTCCGAATGGCGGCCTCGTCCTGGTCCGTACCGCGGCCAAGGGGGCCTGA
- the rplD gene encoding 50S ribosomal protein L4: MSTPTSIDILSPAGDKAGTVELPAEIFDAQVSVPLIHQVVVAQLAAARQGTHKTKTRGEVRGGGRKPYRQKGTGRARQGSTRAPQFAGGGVVHGPVPRDYSQRTPKKMKAAALRGALSDRARHNRVHVVSGVVEGEVSTKAAKTLFGKLSERKNLLLVADRSDEAAWLSARNLPQVHILEPGQLNTYDVLVSDDVVFTKAAFESFVAGPVKAGKAVATEAELEGSDA; this comes from the coding sequence ATGAGTACCCCTACAAGCATTGACATCCTTTCGCCGGCAGGCGACAAGGCCGGGACCGTCGAGCTCCCCGCGGAGATCTTCGACGCGCAGGTCAGCGTTCCGCTGATCCACCAGGTCGTTGTCGCACAGCTGGCCGCTGCCCGTCAGGGCACGCACAAGACCAAGACCCGTGGCGAGGTCCGCGGCGGTGGCCGTAAGCCGTACCGCCAGAAGGGCACCGGCCGCGCCCGTCAGGGTTCGACCCGAGCGCCGCAGTTCGCCGGTGGTGGCGTTGTGCACGGTCCCGTGCCGCGTGACTACTCGCAGCGGACCCCGAAGAAGATGAAGGCCGCCGCCCTGCGCGGTGCCCTCTCCGACCGGGCGCGCCACAACCGTGTCCACGTCGTCTCCGGCGTGGTCGAGGGCGAGGTCTCCACCAAGGCCGCCAAGACGCTGTTCGGCAAGCTCAGCGAGCGTAAGAACCTGCTCCTGGTCGCCGACCGGTCCGACGAGGCCGCGTGGCTGTCCGCCCGCAACCTGCCCCAGGTGCACATCCTGGAGCCGGGTCAGCTGAACACGTACGACGTGCTCGTCTCCGACGACGTGGTCTTCACGAAGGCCGCCTTTGAGTCCTTCGTCGCCGGGCCGGTTAAGGCCGGCAAGGCCGTCGCGACCGAGGCCGAGCTCGAAGGGAGCGACGCCTGA
- the rplW gene encoding 50S ribosomal protein L23, protein MSEAPVTTAAEVTSKTFTDPRDILLKPVVSEKSYALLDENKYTFIVDPRANKTQIKQAVEAVFTVKVTSVNTINRQGKRKRTRTGYGKRADTKRAIVTLAEGDRIDIFGGPVS, encoded by the coding sequence ATGAGCGAGGCACCTGTCACCACCGCAGCCGAGGTCACCAGCAAGACGTTCACGGACCCCCGTGACATCCTGCTCAAGCCGGTGGTCTCCGAGAAGAGCTACGCGCTGCTGGACGAGAACAAGTACACGTTCATCGTCGACCCGCGTGCCAACAAGACCCAGATCAAGCAGGCCGTCGAGGCGGTCTTCACGGTCAAGGTCACCAGCGTCAACACGATCAACCGGCAGGGCAAGCGCAAGCGCACCCGTACCGGTTACGGCAAGCGCGCCGACACCAAGCGCGCCATCGTGACCCTCGCCGAGGGCGACCGTATCGACATCTTCGGCGGCCCGGTCTCCTAG
- the rplB gene encoding 50S ribosomal protein L2 — protein MGIRKYKPTTPGRRGSSVADFVEITRSTPEKSLVRPLHSKGGRNNAGRVTVRHQGGGHKRAYRVIDFRRHDKDGVPAKVAHIEYDPNRTARIALLHYADGEKRYILAPAGLKQGDRIENGAGADIKPGNNLPLRNIPVGTVLHAIELRPGGGAKFARSAGASVQLLAREGSMAHLRMPSGEIRLVDVRCRATVGEVGNAEQSNINWGKAGRMRWKGVRPTVRGVVMNPIDHPHGGGEGRTSGGRHPVSPWGKKEGRTRSPKKASNKYIVRRRKTNKKR, from the coding sequence ATGGGTATCCGCAAGTACAAGCCGACGACTCCGGGCCGTCGTGGCTCCAGCGTCGCCGACTTCGTCGAGATCACGCGGTCCACGCCGGAGAAGTCGCTGGTCCGCCCGCTGCACAGCAAGGGCGGCCGTAACAACGCCGGTCGTGTGACCGTTCGCCACCAGGGCGGTGGCCACAAGCGCGCCTACCGAGTGATCGACTTCCGTCGTCACGACAAGGACGGCGTGCCGGCCAAGGTCGCGCACATCGAGTACGACCCGAACCGCACCGCACGCATCGCACTGCTGCACTACGCAGACGGCGAGAAGCGCTACATCCTCGCTCCGGCCGGCCTCAAGCAGGGCGACCGGATCGAGAACGGCGCCGGCGCCGACATCAAGCCGGGCAACAACCTCCCGCTGCGCAACATCCCGGTGGGTACGGTTCTGCACGCCATCGAGCTGCGGCCCGGCGGCGGCGCGAAGTTCGCCCGCTCCGCGGGTGCCTCCGTGCAGCTGCTGGCGCGGGAGGGCTCCATGGCCCACCTGCGTATGCCGTCCGGGGAGATCCGGCTGGTCGACGTCCGCTGCCGCGCCACTGTTGGCGAGGTCGGCAACGCCGAGCAGTCGAACATCAACTGGGGCAAGGCCGGCCGTATGCGCTGGAAGGGCGTTCGCCCGACCGTCCGCGGTGTGGTGATGAACCCGATCGACCACCCGCACGGTGGTGGTGAGGGTCGTACCTCCGGTGGTCGCCACCCGGTGTCCCCGTGGGGCAAGAAGGAAGGACGTACTCGCTCGCCGAAGAAGGCCAGCAACAAGTACATCGTCCGCCGCCGCAAGACGAACAAGAAGCGCTAG
- the rpsS gene encoding 30S ribosomal protein S19: protein MPRSLKKGPFVDDHLIKKVDVQNESGSKNVIKTWSRRSMIVPAMLGHTIAVHDGRKHVPVFVTESMVGHKLGEFAPTRTFRGHVKDDRKSRRR, encoded by the coding sequence ATGCCGCGCAGTCTCAAGAAGGGGCCCTTCGTCGACGACCACCTGATCAAGAAGGTGGACGTACAGAACGAATCCGGTTCCAAGAACGTCATCAAGACCTGGTCCCGCCGCTCGATGATCGTCCCGGCCATGCTCGGCCACACGATCGCGGTGCACGATGGCCGCAAGCACGTCCCGGTGTTCGTCACCGAGTCGATGGTCGGCCACAAGCTCGGCGAGTTTGCGCCGACCCGCACCTTCCGCGGCCACGTGAAGGACGACCGCAAGTCGCGGCGTCGCTGA
- the rplV gene encoding 50S ribosomal protein L22 — protein sequence MEARAQARYVRVTPMKARRVVDLIRGMDATEAQAVLRFAPQAASVPVGKVLDSAIANAAHNYDHTDADSLVISEAYVDEGPTLKRFRPRAQGRAYRIRKRTSHITVVVSSKEGTR from the coding sequence ATGGAAGCCAGGGCCCAGGCGCGCTATGTGCGCGTCACGCCCATGAAGGCCCGCCGCGTGGTGGACCTCATCCGTGGCATGGATGCCACGGAGGCTCAGGCGGTCCTGCGTTTCGCCCCGCAGGCCGCGAGCGTGCCGGTAGGCAAGGTGCTCGACAGCGCCATTGCCAATGCCGCGCATAACTACGACCACACCGACGCCGACAGCCTCGTTATCTCCGAGGCCTATGTCGACGAGGGCCCGACCCTGAAGCGGTTCCGTCCGCGTGCTCAGGGCCGTGCCTACCGGATCCGTAAGCGGACCAGCCACATCACGGTGGTCGTCAGCAGCAAGGAAGGAACCCGGTAA
- the rpsC gene encoding 30S ribosomal protein S3 — MGQKVNPHGFRLGITTDFKSRWYADKLYKDYVKEDVEIRRLLTQGMERAGISKVEIERTRDRVRVDVHTARPGIVIGRRGAEAERIRGQLEKLTGKQIQFNILEVKNPETDAQLVAQAVAEQLSSRVSFRRAMRKSMQSTMKAGAKGIKIQCGGRLGGAEMSRSEFYREGRVPLHTLRANVDYGFFEAKTTFGRIGVKVWIYKGDVKNIAEVRAENAAARAGNRPSRGGGSDRPRRGGERGGRGRKPQQQQAQPEAPKAEATAAAAPAAETGSAGREA, encoded by the coding sequence ATGGGCCAGAAGGTTAACCCGCACGGGTTCCGGCTCGGCATCACCACGGACTTCAAGTCCCGGTGGTACGCCGACAAGCTGTACAAGGACTACGTCAAGGAAGATGTCGAGATCCGCCGCCTGCTGACGCAGGGCATGGAGCGGGCCGGTATCTCCAAGGTTGAGATCGAGCGCACTCGCGACCGCGTCCGCGTCGACGTTCACACCGCCCGTCCGGGCATCGTGATCGGCCGTCGTGGTGCCGAGGCCGAGCGGATCCGCGGTCAGCTGGAGAAGCTGACCGGCAAGCAGATCCAGTTCAACATCCTCGAGGTCAAGAACCCGGAGACAGACGCTCAGCTGGTGGCTCAGGCCGTCGCCGAGCAGCTGTCCTCCCGTGTCTCCTTCCGTCGCGCCATGCGTAAGAGCATGCAGTCGACCATGAAGGCCGGGGCCAAGGGCATCAAGATCCAGTGCGGTGGCCGTCTCGGCGGCGCCGAGATGTCCCGCTCGGAGTTCTACCGCGAGGGCCGGGTGCCGCTGCACACGCTCCGCGCGAATGTGGACTACGGCTTCTTCGAGGCCAAGACCACCTTCGGCCGGATCGGCGTGAAGGTGTGGATCTACAAAGGTGATGTCAAGAACATCGCCGAGGTCCGCGCCGAGAACGCCGCCGCTCGCGCGGGCAACCGCCCGTCGCGTGGTGGCGGCAGCGACCGCCCGCGTCGCGGTGGCGAGCGTGGCGGCCGTGGCCGTAAGCCGCAGCAGCAGCAGGCGCAGCCCGAGGCTCCCAAGGCCGAGGCGACCGCCGCTGCCGCTCCGGCTGCTGAAACCGGCTCTGCCGGAAGGGAGGCCTGA
- the rplP gene encoding 50S ribosomal protein L16: protein MLIPRRVKHRKQHHPKRKGMAKGGTELAFGEFGIQAVTPAYVTNRQIEAARISMTRHIKRGGKVWINIYPDRPLTKKPAETRMGSGKGSPEWWVANVKPGRVMFELSYPNEKIAREALIRAAHKLPMKCRIVRREAGES from the coding sequence ATGCTGATCCCTCGCAGGGTCAAGCACCGCAAGCAGCACCACCCGAAGCGCAAGGGTATGGCCAAGGGCGGTACTGAGCTGGCTTTCGGTGAGTTCGGTATCCAGGCCGTCACTCCCGCGTATGTGACGAACCGGCAGATCGAGGCAGCTCGTATCTCCATGACCCGTCACATCAAGCGTGGCGGCAAGGTCTGGATCAACATCTACCCGGACCGCCCGCTGACCAAGAAGCCCGCTGAGACCCGCATGGGTTCCGGTAAGGGTTCGCCGGAGTGGTGGGTCGCGAACGTCAAGCCCGGTCGGGTGATGTTCGAGCTGTCCTACCCGAACGAGAAGATTGCTCGTGAGGCGCTCATTCGCGCTGCTCACAAGCTTCCGATGAAGTGCCGGATCGTGCGGCGCGAGGCAGGTGAGTCGTGA
- the rpmC gene encoding 50S ribosomal protein L29, with amino-acid sequence MAAGTKATELRELSNEELVAKLREAKEELFKLRFQAATGQLENNGRLKAVRKDIARIYTLMRERELGIETVESA; translated from the coding sequence ATGGCGGCTGGTACCAAGGCGACCGAGCTGCGCGAGCTGAGCAACGAGGAGCTCGTTGCGAAGCTGCGTGAGGCCAAGGAGGAGCTGTTCAAGCTCCGTTTCCAGGCGGCGACCGGACAGCTGGAGAACAACGGTCGGCTGAAGGCCGTCCGCAAGGACATCGCCCGGATCTACACCCTGATGCGTGAGCGCGAGCTCGGTATCGAGACGGTGGAGAGCGCCTAA
- the rpsQ gene encoding 30S ribosomal protein S17 yields MSENNVTEKQTSERGFRKTREGLVVSDKMDKTVVVAVEDRVKHALYGKVIRRTNKLKAHDEQNAAGTGDRVLLMETRPLSATKRWRVVEILEKAK; encoded by the coding sequence ATGAGCGAGAACAATGTGACTGAGAAGCAGACCAGCGAGCGCGGTTTCCGCAAGACCCGTGAGGGTCTGGTCGTCAGCGACAAGATGGACAAGACCGTCGTCGTCGCCGTCGAGGACCGCGTCAAGCACGCCCTGTACGGCAAGGTCATCCGCCGTACCAACAAGCTCAAGGCGCACGACGAGCAGAACGCCGCGGGTACCGGCGACCGTGTCCTCCTGATGGAGACCCGGCCGCTGTCCGCGACCAAGCGCTGGCGCGTCGTCGAGATCCTCGAGAAGGCCAAGTAG
- the rplN gene encoding 50S ribosomal protein L14, translating into MIQQESRLRVADNTGAKEILCIRVLGGSGRRYAGIGDVIVATVKDAIPGGNVKKGDIVKAVIVRTVKERRRPDGSYIRFDENAAVILKNDGDPRGTRIFGPVGRELREKKFMKIISLAPEVL; encoded by the coding sequence GTGATCCAGCAGGAGTCGCGACTGCGTGTCGCCGACAACACTGGTGCAAAGGAGATCCTTTGTATCCGTGTTCTCGGTGGCTCGGGTCGCCGCTACGCGGGTATTGGCGACGTCATCGTCGCCACCGTGAAGGATGCGATCCCCGGTGGCAACGTGAAGAAGGGCGACATCGTCAAGGCCGTCATCGTGCGCACCGTCAAGGAGCGCCGTCGGCCCGACGGTTCGTACATCCGCTTCGACGAGAACGCTGCCGTCATCCTTAAGAACGACGGTGACCCCCGCGGCACCCGTATTTTCGGCCCCGTGGGCCGTGAGCTGCGCGAGAAGAAGTTTATGAAGATCATCTCGCTCGCGCCGGAGGTGCTGTGA
- the rplX gene encoding 50S ribosomal protein L24, whose product MKIKKGDLVQVITGKDKGKQGKVIVAFPRENRVLVEGVNRVKKHTKAGQTARGSKTGGIVTTEAPIHVSNVQLVVEKDGKKVVTRVGYRFDEDGNKIRVAKRTGEDI is encoded by the coding sequence ATGAAGATCAAGAAGGGCGACCTGGTTCAGGTCATCACCGGTAAGGACAAGGGCAAGCAGGGCAAGGTCATCGTGGCCTTCCCCCGCGAGAACCGCGTCCTCGTCGAGGGTGTCAACCGGGTCAAGAAGCACACCAAGGCCGGCCAGACCGCTCGTGGCTCAAAGACCGGCGGCATTGTGACGACCGAGGCCCCGATCCACGTGAGCAATGTTCAGCTCGTGGTGGAGAAGGACGGCAAGAAGGTCGTCACCCGCGTCGGGTACCGCTTCGACGAGGACGGCAACAAGATCCGCGTTGCCAAGCGGACCGGTGAGGACATCTGA
- the rplE gene encoding 50S ribosomal protein L5: MTATSDTARANPRLKQRYRDEIQTKLRDEFKYENVMQIPGLTKIVVNMGVGDAARDSKLIEGAIRDLATITGQKPAVTKARKSIAQFKLREGQPIGAHVTLRGDRMWEFLDRLLSLALPRIRDFRGLSPKQFDGRGNYTFGLTEQVMFHEIDQDKIDRVRGMDITVVTTATNDDEGRALLRHLGFPFKEN; the protein is encoded by the coding sequence ATGACTGCCACCTCAGACACTGCCAGGGCCAATCCGCGCCTCAAGCAGCGCTACCGCGACGAGATCCAGACCAAGCTGCGTGACGAGTTCAAGTACGAGAACGTCATGCAGATCCCCGGCCTCACCAAGATCGTGGTCAACATGGGTGTGGGCGACGCCGCCCGCGACTCCAAGCTGATCGAGGGCGCCATCCGCGACCTCGCCACGATCACCGGCCAGAAGCCGGCCGTGACCAAGGCCCGTAAGTCCATCGCGCAGTTCAAGCTGCGTGAGGGCCAGCCGATCGGTGCCCACGTGACCCTGCGTGGCGACCGGATGTGGGAGTTCCTGGACCGCCTGCTGTCGCTCGCGCTGCCGCGCATCCGCGACTTCCGCGGTCTGTCGCCGAAGCAGTTCGACGGCCGGGGCAACTACACCTTCGGTCTCACGGAGCAGGTCATGTTCCACGAGATCGACCAGGACAAGATCGACCGGGTCCGGGGCATGGACATCACCGTGGTCACCACGGCGACCAATGACGATGAGGGCCGCGCCCTGCTGCGTCACCTCGGCTTCCCGTTCAAGGAGAACTGA
- a CDS encoding type Z 30S ribosomal protein S14: MAKKALIAKAARKPKFAVRAYTRCQRCGRPHSVYRKFGLCRVCLREMAHRGELPGVTKSSW; encoded by the coding sequence ATGGCGAAGAAGGCTCTGATCGCTAAGGCCGCTCGCAAGCCCAAGTTCGCTGTGCGTGCGTACACCCGCTGCCAGCGTTGTGGCCGGCCGCACTCCGTCTACCGTAAGTTCGGCCTGTGCCGCGTGTGCCTTCGTGAGATGGCTCACCGTGGCGAGCTGCCGGGCGTGACCAAGAGCTCCTGGTAG
- the rpsH gene encoding 30S ribosomal protein S8: protein MTMTDPIADMLTRLRNANSAYHDSVEMPHSKIKSHIAEILQQEGYITGWKVEDAQVGKNLVLELKFGPNRERSIAGIKRISKPGLRVYAKSTNLPKVLGGLGVAIISTSHGLLTDKQASKKGVGGEVLAYVW, encoded by the coding sequence ATGACCATGACCGATCCGATCGCAGACATGTTGACGCGTCTGCGGAACGCGAACTCGGCGTACCACGACTCCGTCGAGATGCCGCACAGCAAGATCAAGTCGCACATCGCGGAGATCCTCCAGCAGGAGGGCTACATCACCGGCTGGAAGGTCGAGGACGCCCAGGTGGGCAAGAACCTCGTCCTGGAGCTGAAGTTCGGCCCCAACCGCGAGCGCTCGATCGCCGGCATCAAGCGGATTTCGAAGCCGGGCCTGCGGGTCTACGCAAAGTCCACCAACCTGCCGAAGGTGCTCGGCGGCCTGGGCGTGGCGATCATCTCCACCTCCCACGGGCTCCTCACCGACAAGCAGGCCAGCAAGAAGGGCGTGGGTGGGGAAGTCCTCGCCTACGTCTGGTAA
- the rplF gene encoding 50S ribosomal protein L6, protein MSRIGKLPIQVPAGVDVTIDGRTVAVKGPKGSLSHTVVAPIEVAKGEDGAIVVARPNDESRNKALHGLSRTLVANMITGVTQGYSKKLEISGVGYRVQAKGSNLEFSLGYSHPILIEAPEGISFKVESPTKLSVEGIDKQKVGEVAANIRKLRKPDPYKAKGVKYEGEVIRRKVGKAGK, encoded by the coding sequence ATGTCGCGAATCGGCAAGCTCCCCATCCAGGTTCCCGCCGGTGTGGACGTCACCATCGATGGCCGTACGGTCGCAGTGAAGGGCCCCAAGGGTTCTCTCTCGCACACCGTCGTCGCGCCCATCGAGGTCGCCAAGGGTGAGGACGGCGCCATTGTCGTCGCCCGCCCGAACGACGAGAGCAGGAACAAGGCCCTGCACGGCCTGTCCCGCACGCTGGTGGCGAACATGATCACTGGCGTGACCCAGGGATACAGCAAGAAGCTTGAGATCAGTGGTGTCGGTTACCGCGTCCAGGCGAAGGGCTCCAACCTGGAGTTCTCGCTGGGCTACAGCCACCCGATCCTGATCGAGGCCCCCGAGGGCATCTCCTTCAAGGTCGAGTCCCCGACCAAGCTGAGTGTCGAAGGCATCGACAAGCAGAAGGTCGGCGAGGTCGCCGCGAACATCCGCAAACTGCGGAAGCCCGACCCGTACAAGGCCAAGGGCGTCAAGTACGAGGGCGAAGTCATCCGCCGCAAGGTCGGAAAGGCTGGTAAGTAA
- the rplR gene encoding 50S ribosomal protein L18 yields MAYGVKIAKGDAYKRAAAKRRHVRIRKRISGTPERPRLVVTRSNRHMVAQVIDDIAGHTLASASSLDASIRGGEGDKSAQAKQVGALVAERAKAAGIEAVVFDRGGNKYAGRIAALADAAREAGLKF; encoded by the coding sequence ATGGCATACGGCGTGAAGATCGCCAAGGGCGATGCCTACAAGCGCGCTGCCGCCAAGCGCCGTCACGTTCGCATCCGCAAGAGGATCTCGGGTACGCCCGAGCGTCCGCGGCTGGTTGTGACGCGTTCCAACCGTCACATGGTGGCGCAGGTCATCGACGACATCGCGGGCCACACGCTGGCCTCCGCGTCGTCGCTGGACGCGTCCATCCGTGGCGGCGAGGGTGACAAGAGCGCCCAGGCCAAGCAGGTCGGCGCACTGGTCGCCGAGCGTGCGAAGGCCGCGGGTATCGAGGCCGTCGTGTTCGACCGCGGTGGCAACAAGTACGCAGGGCGGATTGCCGCTCTGGCTGACGCCGCCCGCGAGGCAGGGCTCAAGTTCTGA
- the rpsE gene encoding 30S ribosomal protein S5: MAGPQRRGGGAGGGERRDRKDRRDGGAAAEKTAYVERVVAINRVAKVVKGGRRFSFTALVVVGDGDGTVGVGYGKAKEVPAAIAKGVEEAKKHFFKVPRIQGTIPHPIQGEKAAGVVLLKPASPGTGVIAGGPVRAVLECAGIHDVLSKSLGSSNPINIVHATVTALQGLQRPEEIAARRGLPLEDVAPAALLRARAGVSA; the protein is encoded by the coding sequence ATGGCTGGACCCCAGCGCCGCGGTGGCGGCGCCGGTGGCGGCGAGCGGCGGGACCGTAAGGACCGGCGGGATGGTGGCGCTGCCGCCGAGAAAACCGCGTACGTCGAGCGGGTCGTCGCGATCAACCGCGTCGCCAAGGTTGTGAAGGGTGGTCGTCGCTTCAGCTTCACCGCGCTGGTCGTGGTGGGCGACGGTGACGGCACCGTGGGTGTCGGATACGGCAAGGCCAAGGAGGTGCCGGCCGCCATCGCCAAGGGTGTTGAGGAGGCCAAGAAGCACTTCTTCAAGGTCCCCCGGATCCAGGGCACCATCCCGCACCCGATTCAGGGCGAGAAGGCCGCAGGCGTCGTCCTGCTCAAGCCGGCTTCCCCCGGTACCGGTGTGATCGCCGGTGGCCCGGTGCGCGCCGTGCTGGAGTGTGCGGGCATCCATGACGTGCTCAGCAAGTCGCTTGGCTCGTCCAACCCGATCAACATCGTGCACGCCACGGTGACGGCTCTCCAGGGGCTGCAGCGCCCCGAGGAGATCGCCGCCCGCCGTGGTCTGCCGCTTGAGGACGTCGCTCCCGCCGCTCTGCTGCGGGCGCGGGCTGGGGTGAGCGCGTAA
- the rpmD gene encoding 50S ribosomal protein L30: MAQLKITQAKSVIGTKQNHRDTLRTLGLKRVSDVVVKEDRPEVRGMVHAVRHLVTVEEV; encoded by the coding sequence ATGGCTCAGCTCAAGATCACCCAGGCCAAGTCCGTGATCGGTACGAAGCAGAACCACCGTGACACGCTGCGGACCCTCGGTCTCAAGCGCGTCAGCGACGTGGTCGTCAAGGAGGACCGTCCCGAGGTCCGCGGCATGGTGCACGCCGTGCGGCACCTCGTCACGGTTGAGGAGGTCTGA